A single Anopheles arabiensis isolate DONGOLA chromosome 2, AaraD3, whole genome shotgun sequence DNA region contains:
- the LOC120904919 gene encoding keratin, type I cytoskeletal 9 → MINVGAVTVEAHYSTNYVENYLDSVENLPDEVQRHLSRIREIDVLYRSHLRDVNSYYEQWSLNQAQAAAASSGVTKGSTTETAAPSTTGPGTTASTEQSNTLKRVTSRIQKSLIAAQELGDEKLQIIQQLQDLIDHKTRQLDQDFVNLGNEFFVRLDYARDDKTLDGGRDVNGTSLAGAAGGNGSSNGPGQYGVTGNGTAGGSNGSGSYGSSGGNGGNGGIGSNSHIMHTANGTSGNGVGSTLGGGNGSGMYGGNNGSGSLSNERSSKRARRTRNEQTGGSANGSNTPNSMCGVSAMDVDPIEDVIGGSGSGVGGSVGSGGSSGSGSGGNGGQSGSIAISGGSGGTNVGGGIKQESGSGGNGSGGNGAASTSGGSHNSLSGSGSGQAQSSTLGGSGAKSGNGGNGGANSSSSGSGSSGNGGNGNGGNGGAGGAGSSSSQLNSSNQGSGKKGTGSGNHTGSGSGAGGANSGKKKKRKTGGRGSQATREAREDTPAAEETIDPDEPTYCLCDQISFGEMILCDNDLCPIEWFHFSCVSLISKPKGRWFCPNCRGDRPNVMKPKAQFLKELERYNKEKEEKT, encoded by the exons ATGATAAACGTCGGCGCGGTCACGGTGGAAGCCCACTACTCGACGAACTATGTCGAAAACTATCTCGATTCGGTCGAAAACCTGCCGGACGAGGTGCAGCGGCATCTGTCCCGTATTCGCGAGATCGATGTCCTCTACCGGAGCCATCTGCGAGACGTGAACAGTTACTACGAGCAATGGAGCCTCAATCAGGCGCAGGCTGCGGCTGCGTCATCCGGAGTCACGAAAGGCAGCACAACTGAGACCGCCGCTCCGTCCACAACAGGCCCGGGCACGACGGCATCAACAGAGCAGAGCAACACGCTGAAGCGGGTCACCTCCCGGATACAGAAGAGTCTCATCGCAGCGCAGGAGTTGGGCGACGAAAAGCTGCAAATCatccagcagctgcaggaccTGATCGATCACAAAACACGCCAGCTAGATCAGGATTTCGTCAATCTTGGCAACGAGTTCTTCGTGCGGCTGGATTATGCTCGCGACGATAAGACGCTCGATGGTGGTCGGGACGTCAATGGCACGAGTTTGGCCGGTGCTGCCGGTGGTAATGGCTCGAGCAACGGGCCGGGACAGTACGGAGTGACGGGCAATGGGACGGCCGGCGGATCGAACGGCTCCGGCAGTTATGGTAGTTCCGGTGGCAACGGTGGCAACGGAGGAATCGGTTCCAACTCGCATATCATGCACACGGCCAACGGCACGAGCGGTAACGGTGTCGGAAGCACACTTGGCGGTGGTAATGGTTCCGGAATGTACGGTGGAAACAACGGCAGCGGTTCACTGAGCAATGAGCGTAGCTCTAAAAGGGCCCGGCGGACGCGCAACGAGCAGACGGGTGGCTCGGCCAACGGTTCCAACACGCCAAACTCGATGTGTGGCGTTAGTGCGATGGATGTGGACCCGATCGAGGATGTTATTGGCGGTAGTGGAAGCGGTGTCGGGGGATCCGTTGGGTCGGGTGGCAGTTCCGGCAGCGGATCGGGTGGTAACGGCGGTCAGTCGGGCAGTATTGCAATCTCCGGTGGCAGCGGCGGAACGAATGTTGGCGGAGGCATTAAGCAGGAATCGGGCAGCGGAGGTAATGGTAGTGGAGGCAACGGAGCGGCGAGTACATCGGGAGGCAGCCATAATAGTTTAAGCGGGTCCGGATCCGGCCAAGCGCAAAGCTCAACGTTGGGCGGGAGCGGTGCCAAGAGCGGCAACGGTGGAAACGGTGGTGCAAACAGTTCGAGTTCCGGCTCTGGAAGCAGCGGCAACGGTGGTAATGGCAATGGCGGCAATGGTGGTGCAGGTGgtgccggcagcagcagctctcaGCTAAACAGTTCCAACCAAGGCAGCGGCAAGAAGGGCACCGGAAGCGGCAATCACACGGGCAGTGGCAGTGGTGCCGGTGGTGCGAACTcgggcaagaagaaaaagcgcaAAACGGGCGGCCGTGGATCTCAGGCCACGAGGGAAGCTCGGGAAGATACGCCGGCGGCCGAAGAAACGATCGATCCGGACGAGCCGACTTACTGTCTGTGTGATCAG ATTTCATTCGGCGAAATGATCCTCTGTGATAATGATCTCTGCCCGATCGAGTGGTTCCACTTCAGCTGCGTTTCGCTAATCTCGAAACCGAAGGGACGCTGGTTCTGCCCGAACTGCCGTGGCGACCGGCCGAACGTGATGAAACCGAAAGCACAATTCCTCAAGGAGCTGGAGCGCTACAacaaggaaaaggaggagaaaACGTAG
- the LOC120904912 gene encoding alpha-1-antichymotrypsin isoform X1, producing the protein MTSGNSITILVCALLAVVTPACNALPKQRYSRDGGEPRSLVGVSTNIITSSLLKGAAETPGNHVFSPIGFSSILAMISEGAEGQTLKELYDVFKFPTDRDLVRKAFDVSLKRLSGQNPTDEPQFKTWFYIYKNNSVLQAYKDVLEQNYAVEVRDIERNDYNFDEPKTSLDPVVVEEEIIEESNGPDGDNLVQEQGSNNSNSKDIVDFEVLKIKSALPVEDELRTDTGISTKYDEIDDENPKFDKNIDDKEYVDPTKIKEELAKKKMEAMNEVAADADLDDAKVKKTPDSIDRVDDEQPEKMSLSLKKLGLDDEQEVMQAVESQGSRRKFNVRRSFLTGDIASALSGNSLVGRKANLKDDEEQVNESKMLLFNGLYYRGSWATPFQQLRTEESKFFTNTDERPVMMMRSQGTFGVGKDEQLDAKFLELPYNNSRYSLLLMVPNNKDGLKELIKNFNPDTLSTVQKSLVQMPVQICIPKFRIDTTSRAEKPLAKLGLITMFTSKADLSGITTEQKIHVDELVQHVSIRVDEGSSSENALSATNIVEAKTIDDEQEQFTADKPFLFFVRDVVDDIVIVAGKITDIPYVD; encoded by the exons ATGACCTCCGGAAATTCGATAACCATAC TGGTTTGCGCCTTGCTCGCCGTGGTAACGCCTGCCTGTAACGCTTTGCCGAAGCAGCGTTACTCGCGCGATGGCGGCGAGCCGCGCAGTTTGGTTGGTGTCTCGACTAACATCATCACGAGCAGCTTGCTGAAGGGAGCCGCCGAAACGCCGGGCAACCATGTGTTTTCGCCGATCGGCTTTTCCTCGATACTGGCCATGATCAGCGAAGGGGCGGAAGGTCAAACGCTGAAGGAGCTGTACGACGTGTTCAAGTTTCCCACGGACAGGGATTTGG TTCGCAAAGCGTTTGATGTTTCGCTGAAGCGTTTGAGCGGCCAAAATCCAACGGACGAGCCGCAGTTCAAAACCTGGTTCTACATCTACAAAAACAACAGCGTGCTGCAGGCGTACAAGGACGTGCTGGAGCAAAACTACGCCGTAGAGGTGCGGGACATCGAGCGGAATGATTACAACTTCGATGAGCCCAAAACCTCCCTCGATCCGGTGGTGGTCGAGGAGGAGATCATCGAGGAGAGCAACGGTCCCGACGGTGACAACCTCGTGCAGGAGCAGGGTAGCAACAATAGCAACAGCAAGGATATTGTTGACTTTGAGGTGCTGAAGATCAAGTCGGCCCTACCGGTGGAGGACGAGCTGCGGACGGACACTGGCATCAGTACCAAGTACGACGAGATCGACGATGAAAACCCAAAGTTTGACAAGAACATTGACGACAAGGAGTACGTCGATCCGACCAAAATCAAGGAAGAGCTGGCGAAAAAGAAGATGGAAGCGATGAACGAAGTGGCGGCCGACGCTGACCTTGACGATGCTAAGGTGAAGAAAACGCCCGACTCGATCGATCGTGTCGATGATGAGCAGCCCGAAAAAATGTCGCTATCGCTGAAGAAGCTAGGTTTGGACGATGAGCAAGAGGTCATGCAAGCGGTCGAAAGTCAAGGCTCACGAAGGAAG TTCAACGTTCGCCGATCATTCCTAACCGGAGACATAGCGTCGGCCCTGAGTGGAAACTCTTTGGTTGGACGAAAGGCGAATCTTAAAGACGATGAAGAGCAGGTAAACGAATCCAAGATGCTGCTGTTCAACGGTCTGTACTACAGAGGCAGTTGGGCTACGCCATTCCAG CAACTTCGCACGGAGGAAAGTAAATTCTTTACCAACACAGACGAACGACCAGTCATGATGATGCGATCGCAGGGTACCTTTGGTGTGGGAAAGGATGAACAGCTGGATGCTAAGTTCTTGGAGCTACCGTACAAT AACTCCCGCTATTCGCTTCTGCTGATGGTTCCCAACAACAAGGACGGGCTGAAGGAGCTCATCAAGAACTTCAACCCCGATACCCTCAGCACCGTGCAAAAGTCGCTGGTGCAAATGCCGGTCCAGATCTGCATTCCCAAGTTCCGCATCGATACCACTAGTCGTGCTGAGAAGCCACTGGCAAAG CTTGGACTCATCACCATGTTCACCTCGAAGGCGGACCTGAGCGGCATTACCACCGAGCAGAAGATCCACGTCGACGAGCTGGTGCAGCACGTGTCGATCCGCGTGGACGAAGGTTCCAGCAGCGAGAACGCCCTGTCGGCGACGAACATTGTCGAGGCGAAAACGATCGACGACGAGCAGGAGCAGTTCACCGCCGACAAGCCGTTCCTGTTCTTCGTGCGCGACGTCGTGGACGATATCGTGATCGTTGCTGGCAAGATCACGGACATCCCGTACGTCGACTAA
- the LOC120904945 gene encoding uncharacterized protein LOC120904945: MHLPFSHKINLLRVTMCRGLSAVLILLISLSAQLHVVVGEEAPKPEKEICGLKVGRLLDSVKGWLSVSQQEKCPLNKYCENKVQANQYNLVPLTCIRWRSQNPASPAGSLGGKDVVSKIDAAMSNFKTLFEPMKADLAKLEEEIKRQVLDAWKALEPLQKEVYRSTLTSGRIERAVFYSFMEMGDNVKLDNYFQPANVEELLKYAWTLPMHKKQRSMYDLIGQLVQSSKSPMLQTLHAVELATVVNPELENRENLLNDQVVQLRDNLYKNSFATLVSIARHFPDHFDTLRQRLFKLPDGSKPGADTLPNIVNFIAQLPSDELRLSSVDLLLQSLTAENGTLVQDPEYVYRLSQLAHAMPSLVDVKAHPDLQQSVDDLMAKFNTPIDGKTLQYFQNIGISPSSSVAT, from the coding sequence ATGCATTTACCATTTTCCCATAAAATCAATCTGCTCCGAGTTACAATGTGTCGTGGCTTAAGTGCTGTGCTAATCTTGCTCATATCCCTTTCCGCGCAACTGCACGTTGTCGTTGGTGAAGAAGCTCCCAAACCGGAGAAGGAGATCTGTGGATTGAAAGTGGGTCGCTTGCTAGACTCGGTCAAGGGATGGCTATCAGTGTCGCAGCAGGAAAAATGTCCCCTCAACAAGTATTGCGAAAACAAGGTCCAAGCGAACCAGTACAATCTAGTGCCGCTTACCTGTATTAGGTGGAGAAGCCAGAATCCCGCTTCACCCGCGGGGTCATTGGGCGGAAAGGACGTGGTGTCGAAGATTGATGCAGCTATGAGCAATTTTAAGACGCTGTTCGAACCAATGAAAGCCGATCTAGCCAAGCTGGAGGAGGAAATTAAACGGCAGGTGCTTGACGCCTGGAAAGCGCTGGAACCGTTACAGAAGGAAGTCTATCGCAGCACGCTTACATCGGGACGAATCGAACGGGCCGTTTTCTACAGCTTCATGGAAATGGGTGACAACGTAAAGCTGGACAATTATTTCCAGCCTGCCAACGTCGAGGAACTGCTGAAGTACGCCTGGACGTTGCCGATGCACAAGAAGCAGCGTAGTATGTACGACCTGATCGGCCAGTTAGtgcagtcatccaagagcccAATGCTCCAGACGCTTCACGCGGTCGAGCTGGCCACTGTGGTCAATCCGGAGCTGGAAAACCGTGAGAACCTGCTGAACGACCAAGTGGTGCAGCTACGTGACAACCTGTACAAGAATTCCTTCGCCACGCTCGTGTCTATCGCAAGACACTTCCCGGACCACTTTGACACTCTGAGGCAGCGTTTGTTTAAACTGCCCGATGGTTCCAAACCCGGTGCCGATACGCTTCCCAACATTGTCAACTTTATCGCCCAACTTCCCAGCGATGAGCTGCGGCTTAGTTCGGTCGATTTGCTTCTGCAATCACTTACGGCTGAGAACGGTACGCTCGTCCAAGATCCCGAGTATGTGTACCGTCTGTCACAGCTGGCACACGCCATGCCCAGCCTGGTGGACGTGAAGGCTCATCCCGACCTACAGCAGAGCGTAGATGATCTGATGGCCAAATTCAACACCCCCATCGATGGCAAGACTCTCCAATACTTCCAGAACATTGGGATCAGCCCGTCCTCCTCGGTCGCTACCTGA
- the LOC120904912 gene encoding serine protease inhibitor A3K isoform X2: protein MISEGAEGQTLKELYDVFKFPTDRDLVRKAFDVSLKRLSGQNPTDEPQFKTWFYIYKNNSVLQAYKDVLEQNYAVEVRDIERNDYNFDEPKTSLDPVVVEEEIIEESNGPDGDNLVQEQGSNNSNSKDIVDFEVLKIKSALPVEDELRTDTGISTKYDEIDDENPKFDKNIDDKEYVDPTKIKEELAKKKMEAMNEVAADADLDDAKVKKTPDSIDRVDDEQPEKMSLSLKKLGLDDEQEVMQAVESQGSRRKFNVRRSFLTGDIASALSGNSLVGRKANLKDDEEQVNESKMLLFNGLYYRGSWATPFQQLRTEESKFFTNTDERPVMMMRSQGTFGVGKDEQLDAKFLELPYNNSRYSLLLMVPNNKDGLKELIKNFNPDTLSTVQKSLVQMPVQICIPKFRIDTTSRAEKPLAKLGLITMFTSKADLSGITTEQKIHVDELVQHVSIRVDEGSSSENALSATNIVEAKTIDDEQEQFTADKPFLFFVRDVVDDIVIVAGKITDIPYVD from the exons ATGATCAGCGAAGGGGCGGAAGGTCAAACGCTGAAGGAGCTGTACGACGTGTTCAAGTTTCCCACGGACAGGGATTTGG TTCGCAAAGCGTTTGATGTTTCGCTGAAGCGTTTGAGCGGCCAAAATCCAACGGACGAGCCGCAGTTCAAAACCTGGTTCTACATCTACAAAAACAACAGCGTGCTGCAGGCGTACAAGGACGTGCTGGAGCAAAACTACGCCGTAGAGGTGCGGGACATCGAGCGGAATGATTACAACTTCGATGAGCCCAAAACCTCCCTCGATCCGGTGGTGGTCGAGGAGGAGATCATCGAGGAGAGCAACGGTCCCGACGGTGACAACCTCGTGCAGGAGCAGGGTAGCAACAATAGCAACAGCAAGGATATTGTTGACTTTGAGGTGCTGAAGATCAAGTCGGCCCTACCGGTGGAGGACGAGCTGCGGACGGACACTGGCATCAGTACCAAGTACGACGAGATCGACGATGAAAACCCAAAGTTTGACAAGAACATTGACGACAAGGAGTACGTCGATCCGACCAAAATCAAGGAAGAGCTGGCGAAAAAGAAGATGGAAGCGATGAACGAAGTGGCGGCCGACGCTGACCTTGACGATGCTAAGGTGAAGAAAACGCCCGACTCGATCGATCGTGTCGATGATGAGCAGCCCGAAAAAATGTCGCTATCGCTGAAGAAGCTAGGTTTGGACGATGAGCAAGAGGTCATGCAAGCGGTCGAAAGTCAAGGCTCACGAAGGAAG TTCAACGTTCGCCGATCATTCCTAACCGGAGACATAGCGTCGGCCCTGAGTGGAAACTCTTTGGTTGGACGAAAGGCGAATCTTAAAGACGATGAAGAGCAGGTAAACGAATCCAAGATGCTGCTGTTCAACGGTCTGTACTACAGAGGCAGTTGGGCTACGCCATTCCAG CAACTTCGCACGGAGGAAAGTAAATTCTTTACCAACACAGACGAACGACCAGTCATGATGATGCGATCGCAGGGTACCTTTGGTGTGGGAAAGGATGAACAGCTGGATGCTAAGTTCTTGGAGCTACCGTACAAT AACTCCCGCTATTCGCTTCTGCTGATGGTTCCCAACAACAAGGACGGGCTGAAGGAGCTCATCAAGAACTTCAACCCCGATACCCTCAGCACCGTGCAAAAGTCGCTGGTGCAAATGCCGGTCCAGATCTGCATTCCCAAGTTCCGCATCGATACCACTAGTCGTGCTGAGAAGCCACTGGCAAAG CTTGGACTCATCACCATGTTCACCTCGAAGGCGGACCTGAGCGGCATTACCACCGAGCAGAAGATCCACGTCGACGAGCTGGTGCAGCACGTGTCGATCCGCGTGGACGAAGGTTCCAGCAGCGAGAACGCCCTGTCGGCGACGAACATTGTCGAGGCGAAAACGATCGACGACGAGCAGGAGCAGTTCACCGCCGACAAGCCGTTCCTGTTCTTCGTGCGCGACGTCGTGGACGATATCGTGATCGTTGCTGGCAAGATCACGGACATCCCGTACGTCGACTAA
- the LOC120904932 gene encoding antichymotrypsin-2-like, which produces MSVTSLVDGEFLLRPSNRACWIFLIFASSLCLTTAQTVQQFAYNTDFFFRNPSEIYPQPVYVPKSQQETIKTYEKIQFEDSSLRFPAPNQNEQQQPRPQPPKTPGAMQFAWNMMKMMVLPRQDNTVICPILPQTLLATLHDGADRAAQEELRSSLLATSQELGQIVRSQELAIRGSSVNRLDQAMAVFLGTDTKISKPIQDKALQNGVEFVPVNFLNRNTAAATANDWVARKSQGLIREIVAPTALDASTRLLMASVINFKGKWKFQFTKTEPGLFETAPSADSRSPVAQQGPMMYQFNRFRYGEIDFTNGHGMRWVELPYESSSLSMVLMLPKMRHQLQQSAQQLSVADVTEIITSLNQNRGTNKMHLTVPKFNVFSSLSLVPALKHLGLRSIFDRASALQNLANEPLVVRDVSQRTFISVDEQGTTAVSAASLAFVALSAAPPPPIINFTVNEPFLMMIVDKIHEYPLFVGKIVNPTLN; this is translated from the exons ATGAGTGTAACAAGTTTGGTGGATGGTGAATTTTTGCTCCGGCCAAGTAACCGGGCATGCTggatttttctcatttttg CCTCCTCGCTATGTCTGACAACGGCGCAAACTGTACAACAATTTGCATATAATACGGATTTCTTCTTTCGAAATCCCTCGGAAATCTATCCTCAACCAGTGTACGTACCGAAATCTCAACAGGAGACAATAAAAACatacgaaaaaatacaatttgaaGACTCCTCTCTGCGGTTTCCGGCGCCGAATCAGAATGAGCAACAGCAACCTCGACCTCAACCGCCAAAAACGCCCGGAGCGATGCAGTTCGCCTGGAACATGATGAAG ATGATGGTATTACCCCGACAGGACAACACAGTCATCTGTCCAATACTGCCGCAGACGCTACTAGCGACCCTGCACGATGGGGCCGATCGTGCCGCTCAAGAAGAGCTACGCTCCTCATTGCTTGCCACCTCGCAGGAACTAGGACAGATCGTGCGCAGTCAAGAGCTCGCCATTCGAGGGTCGAGTGTAAACAGGCTCGATCAGGCGATGGCCGTCTTTCTCGGAACGGATACGAAAATCAGCAAACCCATCCAGGATAAAGCACTCCAGAATGGGGTAGAGTTTGTGCCGGTGAATTTCCTCAATCGCAACACCGCTGCCGCTACTGCCAACGATTGGGTGGCGCGAAAATCGCAAGGCCTTATCCGTGAAATCGTTGCACCCA CTGCTCTCGACGCCTCAACACGTCTACTTATGGCGAGCGTGATCAATTTCAAGGGCAAATGGAAGTTTCAGTTCACCAAAACGGAACCGGGACTATTCGAGACGGCGCCCAGCGCTGACTCTAGATCTCCGGTCGCTCAGCAGGGTCCGATGATGTACCAGTTCAACAGGTTCCGGTATGGAGAGATAGATTTCACGAATGGTCATGGTATGCGGTGGGTAGAGCTGCCGTACGAAAGTTCCTCCCTGTCGATGGTTCTTATGCTACCGAAGATGCGACACCAGCTGCAGCAATCAGCTCAGCAGCTTAGCGTTGCTGATGTAACTGAAATTATTACTAGTTTGAATCAGAATCGTGGCACCAATAAGATGCACCTGACTGTGCCAAAGTTCAACGTATTCAGCTCGCTGTCGCTGGTGCCTGCGCTCAAGCATCTTGGTCTAAGGTCTATCTTTGATCGTGCTTCAGCGCTTCAGAACCTGGCAAACGAACCACTAGTCGTGCGCGATGTCTCCCAACGGACGTTCATCTCGGTTGACGAGCAAGGTACTACTGCGGTCTCGGCCGCTTCGCTTGCATTCGTGGCACTCAGTGCCGCCCCGCCACCACCGATCATTAACTTTACCGTGAACGAACCGTTCCTTATGATGATTGTGGACAAGATACACGAGTATCCGCTGTTTGTAGGAAAGATAGTGAACCCGACTTTGAACTAA